CCACGCTCAAGATTCTCGCGCGCCGGCTCGGCCGTCCCCTGTCGTACTTTCTCGACGGTGCCACCGAGGATCGGGAGGCCGAAGCGCTCCTGATGGTGGGCCTCGCGCATTTCCACGCGGGGGCACTCGCCGAGGCCGAGGCGTGGTTCAACCATGCGGTCGATGCGGCGGCGGACGGCGATGAGCTGCTCCAGGCGCGCATCGAGCTGGCCCTCGCGAACGTTGAGCAGCGGCTCGGACATGACCTGCGGGCGTGGCGCCGGGTTGAACGGGTGCTGCGCGTACTCACACACGGCGGCGAGCGGCAGGCGCTCATCCGCGCCCACGCCTGCCTCGGCCGGAGCAAGCTCGCCGCGGGCGATCCGGCGTCGGCGGCCTGGACCTTCGAAGCGGCGCTGCAGCTGCTCCCGGACGCGGAGGCCGATCCGTCGGAGGCCGCCGCGCTGCACTGTCAGCTGGGGATCGCCCGGGAACAGGCGGGCCAGACCGCCGAGGCCGCACAGGCGTTCCAAAAGGCGCTGGAGATTGCCGAGGCCTTCGCCGATTCCCAGCGGGCCGGGGCCTGGCACGTCACTCAGGCCGCCGGGGCGGCGACCGACGGCCGCTTCGAAGCGGCAATCGCGGAAGCCGGCCAGGCCATCGCCGTGTATGACGCGTTCGATCACCAACAGCGGCTCGCGGAGAGTCATTGGCGCTTGGGCGATCTCGAGGCACGCGCCGAGCGGTGGACGGAGGCCCAGCGCCACTATTCGATGAGCATTGCCGCGTACGGCGCGGCCGGACACGTCCGGGGTGCGGCGCAGACGCTCGGACGCTTCGTCGAAGCGTTGCGGGGGCAGGTCCCGCCCGAGGCCGCGCGCGCGATCGGCGAGACCGCCCTCGCCCTCCTGCCCACCGACGGCGGCGCGCCGGGGGTGGCGGACGACGATCGCGCCAGCCGGCTGTGGCTGCGGGGCACCATTCAACGCATCCTCGGCCGCCTGGACGAGGCCCGGGTCTCGCTCACCGAGAGCCTGCGGCTGTTCGAAAGCCTGCGCCGCTTGGAGACGGCCAAGGCCGTGCGCCGGGCCCTCGCGTTCCTCGCGGTCGAGTCCAACGACCTCGTCGCCGCGCGCGAGTACCTCAGCGTGCTCTGGGAATCGCCGGAGCGGTACCGCGCTCCGGCCGCCCCTTAGCGGGCGACTGCACGGTTCGCCGCCGGCGGCCGCCAGGTGCCCGGTCCCCTCAGATCGGGGCGGCTGCGACCTGCGCTACACTGTTCCTTCGCGCAGGGCGTCCTTTAGGAGCGCATAGAAGGCCGTGGCCGCGCCGCTCAGGCGGCGGCCGGCCCGCACGCCCAGGCCGATCGTCCGGCGGAGCGCCCGAGGCCCGATCGGGAGCACGCGCACGCGCGGCGCCTCGAGTTCCGCCAGACGGCGCGGCAGCACCGCGACGCCGAGGCCCTCCGCCGCAAGCGCGCTCAGGGTGTGCGCGTCGCGGCTCTCGAAGGCGACGCGCGGCGTGAATCCCGCGGCGGCGCACGCGTCTTCGACGGTGCGCCGGATTCCCGTCGTCGCCCTGTACATGATGAACGGATACTCGGCAAGGGCCTGGAGCGTCACGTCCGCCCGCGCCGCGAGTTTGTGATGGGGTGTGACCGCGACCACGAGATCGTCACTGTAGACGTCTTCCAACGAGACGTCCGTGAACGCCCGCGAGTTCGTCGTGTCGAGCAGCGCGAGGTCGAGCGTGTCATCCGCCACCAGCTCGGCGAGACGCTCGTTGGCATCTTCCCGCAGGGCAATCTCGACGCGGGGGTGCTCGCGATTGAATCGCGCGAGTACCCGCGGCAGCTCGAGTTCGCTCAGCGACTGCGGCGCGCCGACGGCCACGCGCCCCCTGAGACCGCCGGCATGGCCCTGGATCTCGGCCCGCGCGGCGTCGGCCGCTTCGACGATCCGCTCGGCATACTGCAGCAGGGCCTGCCCCGCCGTCGTGATCGACACCCGGCGATTGTTCCGGTAGAAGAGGCGGACGCCCATTTCTTGCTCGAGTTTGCGTATCTGCTGGGACAACGCCGGCTGGGCGATCCCGAGCGCTTCGGCCGCCCGCGTAAAGTGCCGCTGGCGTGCGACCGCGAGAAAGCACCGAAGATGGCGGAGCTCCACGATAAGGAAAGCATATCATAATCATCAGGAATCATGGATTGCGGGCATGGTCCGGCGGATGCTACGGTGTGCGCGTATCGCGTCTTCCGTAGGGGGGCTGCGGGTTGAAAGTCGTTGCGGTGAAGATCTATGTGGTAGACATCGCCGGACGTCGCCCCGTGCTGGTGCAGACCGTGACGGACTCCGGCATCACCGGCGTTGGCGATGCGGCGGTGGCCTACGGAACCGGCGCCCTTGCCGCGGCCGCCATGGTCAAGGAGTTGAGCGAACGGTTCCTGCTGGGGGCGGACCCATTCCGGATCGAGGCCCTGTGGAGCGAGATGTACGACCACACCTTCTGGGCCAAGGGCGGCGGGCCCATTATCTTCGCGGGGATCAGCGCGATCGAGCAGTCCTTGTGGGACATCAAGGGGAAGGCGCTCGGGGTTCCGGCCTACGAGCTCCTGGGCGGCCGAATCCGCGACGCGGTCCGCGTGTATGCCAACGGCTGGTCGTTTCGGTGCGTCACGCCGGACGACTTTGCCCGCGCGGCGGAGCGCGCCGTCGAAGACGGCTACACTGCGCTCAAGTTCTATCCGCTTGCGTCCGCGGAAATGGACCCGGAGGGTCACATCCGGCACGTCTCGCACCGGATGATCGACCCGTCGGCGGAGCAGCGCGCCCTTGACCGGGTCGCCGCGGTGCGCGAGGCTGTCAGGCCGGGTACTGCGCTCATGCTGGACATGAGTGCGGAGTTGACGCCGGACGCGATCATCCGGATCGGCCGGGCGCTGGCGGGGCCGGACATCCTGTTCTTCGAAGAACCGGTCGATCCGTTCGATACCCCAGGGCTCAAAAGGGTCGCCGATCAGGTCCCGCTGCCGATCGCCGTGGGCGAGCGCCTCTACAGCCGCTACGGCTTCCGGCCCGTCGTCGAGGCGCGCGCCGCCCAGGTGCTCACGCCGGACGTCGGTAACACGGGTGGGTTGATGGAGGCCAAGAAGGTCGCGGCCATGGCGGAGGCCTTCGATATGCTGGTCGCGCCCCACAACTGCTCGAGCCCGGTGTCGACCGCCGCCGCGCTCCAACTCGACGCGTGCATTCCCAACTTCCTGATCCAGGAGGTCTATCCGTACCGGACGCCTCAACATTTCGCGGTCGTCGATCAGGCCCCGGAACTCGCGATCCGGGACGGGTTGATGCCGATCCCGGAGCGTCCGGGCCTCGGGGTCGACTTGGTGGAAGAACGCGTCCGCCCGTTTCTATGGGCGGAGTGCCGCGGGCGATGACGGTGCGACGGCTTGTATACGAGGGGCACATGATACGCACGGCGTATGGTGATCATCAGGCCGGATGTATTGGACATATTTTCGGGCGGGCGTTGGATTCGGCGCGAGTCGTAGCCTGTGCCCGCGGTCCCGTAATCAGAGAAGGGGGGCGAAGAGTCTCGTGACTGGCCAGCTTGGCGTTCCTCGGGTCGCCGGTATCGTCACGCTCGCCGCGGTGCTCATGTTGACTCCGGTCACCGGCGGCGTGGTCAGGCCCGCGGCGGCGGCATGCGCGGTGCCCGCACCCTCGGGCCTCGCCAACCCGGGCGCGCTCACGCTCGGGGTGACGTTTGGAGGTCCGCCGGGGGCGTTTCTCGAGAACGGCAAGCCGACCGGCCTAGAGGTGGAGCTCGCGGAGGCCATGGCGGCGCAAATGTGTCTCAAGGTCCGGTTCGTCAACCTGGCGTTCGCCGGCCTGTTCCCCGCGCTCAGCGCGCATAAGTTTGACGTCGCGATGGCCGGCATCGGCATCACGGCCGAGCGCGAGCAGATCTACGACTTCGTCCCGTACTTCCTCGGCGGGATCCGGCTGGTCGTCCACAAAGGGAGCGGGCTCTACTTCCAAACCGAGATCGGGTTGTGCGGGCACTCGGTGGCGACTCTCGCCGGCTCCGTCGAGGCCCACGATCTCGACAAGTACAAGGGGTTGTGCCCGTCGGGCTCGCCGATGGACATCCGCATCTATCCGAGCAACAACGAAGCGCTGGAGCAGCTCCGCAAGGGCACGGTCCAGGTCGCCTTCATCGACTGGAACCTCGCGGCCTACGACGTCCAGAACAACGCCGACACCTTCGCACTGGGCAGCCCGGTCCTGACCGGCGAAGCCCCGGGACAACCGCGCCACCGGCAGGGGCTCATGCTGCGGAAGGGGGAGGCGGCCCTCCAGACGGCGCTGACCCAAGCGCTCGCGAACATCGAGCAGAACGGGACCTATCTCAAGATCCTCACCAAGTGGCAGCTCCAGGAGGGCGACATCCGCAAGGCGCAGTGACGGCTCTGGAGGGCAGCGGCGGGGAGGCCGCGGCGCGGCGTCGGGCCTCCCCGCGCGCCGCGGCCGCCGAACGGCGGGGGCGCATCTGTCCGAGATGAGATTCGACTTTCCCTACTTTTGGCATCTCCTTTTTTCGACGGCCTTCCTGCAGCCGGCGTGGACGACGTTCTGGGTGACGCTCGTTGCGATGTCGATCGGGCTCACCCTCGGCCTCCTGGGCGCGCTCGGAGCGACGTCCCGATTGGCCGTGCTCCGATCGCTGATCGCCGGGTATCTGTGGCTCGTCCGCGGCACGCCCTTGTTGGTGCAGATCGTCTTCTGGTACGATGCGGTCGCCGAGCTGACCAACAACGTGATCAATTTCCCGGCCCTGGTGGCGGGCGTGATCGCCCTCGGGATCAACGAAGGCGCGTACATGACGGAAATCGTGCGCGCGGGGCTCTTGTCGGTCGACCCGGGCCAGATGGAGGCGGCGCGCTCGCTCGGGATGACCTATCCACTGACGATGCGGCGGATCGTGATCCCGCAGGCCGTGCGGGTCATCCTTCCGCCGACGGGGAACCAGTTCATCGGGATGCTCAAGACGACGTCCCTCCTGTTCACGATCGCCGTCCCGGAGATCTTTGCGATGGGCACCAACCTGTACAGCGTGAACTTCCGGTACTTCGAGGTGCTGTGCGTCGTGAGCATCTGGTATCTGGCGCTGACCTCGATCCTCACCGTGGTCCAGCGCCGGCTGGAGCGCCGCGTGGGTCTCGAGCGGGCCCGCGCCGGCGGGGCCGGTGTGGGGCTCTGGTCGCGGACGTTCGGCGCCGGCCTGGCCAAGCACACGCGCTGATGGCGCTGGTCGAGATCCGCCGTGTGTACAAGCGCTTCGGCCGCCTGGAGGTGCTCCGGGGGATCAGCATGGACGTCGCGGCGGGCGAGGTCGTGTGCCTGCTCGGCCCGAGCGGCGGCGGCAAGACGACCCTGCTCCGCTGCATCAACCACCTGGAGACGATCGACGGTGGCACGATCTACGTGGACGGCGAGATGGTCGGCTACCGGCTCCTGCCGGACGGGCGGCTCCGCGAAGAACCGGATCGGATCGCCTCCGGCCGCCGGGCCCGGATCGGCATGGTGTTTCAGCGGTTCAACCTTTTCGCCCACCTGACCGCGCTGGAGAACGTCTGCGAGGCGCCGGTCCAGGTCCGCCGCATGAACCGGACGGCGGCCCGCGAGCGCGGCGTGGCGCTGCTGACGCGGGTGGGGCTCGCCGGCTGGGCCCGCGCGTATCCGCACCAGCTCTCGGGCGGCCAGCAGCAGCGCGTTGCCATCGCCCGCGCGCTGGCCATGGATCCAAAACTCATGCTCTTCGACGAGCCTACGTCCGCGCTGGACCCCGAATTGGTCGGCGAGGTCCTGGAGACGATGCGGAACCTGGCCGAGGGGGGCATGACGATGATCGTCGTGACGCACGAGATCGCGTTCGCCCGCGAGGCGGCCGATCGCGTGGTCATGCTGGATGGGGGCGTGATCATCGAGGAGGCGCCGCCCGCGGTGTTCTTCACCGCGCCCCGCCACGAGCGGACGCAGGCGTTTCTCTCCAAGGTCCTCTAAGAGGCGGTGGAGATGGCACCTCACACATCGCGTCCGCGCATCGGGGTGAGCTGGCTGCCGGCCGAGGGGGCGGCGGCGCATGCCTGCGTGCGCGCCGTGCGCGATGCCGCGGGCGAGCCGGTGCCGCTGCTCATCGAGGTGGACTCGTGGACGGAGAGTCTGCCCGGCCTCGACGGCCTGCTCTTGACGGGCGGAAACGCGATCGATCCCCGCCGCTACGGCGAGGAGAACCACGGATTGTGCCGGGTGGTGATTCCCCGCCGGGACGCGCTCGAGCAGGAAGCCTTCGACCATTGCCTGCGGCAGGGGAAGCCGGTGCTGGGCGTCTGCCGGGGGATGCAGTTTCTCAACGTGGCCCTCGGCGGCGCAATGCTGCAAGACCTCCCGATCACCGTGGTCGAGCACGAGCAGGTGGGCGAGCGCTCCCGCTTTCATTCCGTGGACGTCCTGCCCGGGACGCGGCTTGCGACGCTCGTGCACGTCGAGGGGCCGCTGCGGGTGAACAGCCGGCACCATCAAGGCCTGCGCGCGGCCCACGTCGCGCCGGGGCTGCGCGTGACAGCGCTCGCGGCCGACGGCGTCGTCGAGGGCCTGGAAGCGGCCGACGGCCGGTTTCTCATGGGCGTGCAGTTCCATCCCGAGCTCCCGGGCGAGGTGCCGGAGGCGGCCCCCATCTTCGACCTGCTGGTGGCGCGCGCGCAGGACCGGTGAGCGGCGGCCGTGCAACGGCGCCGTCGTGGGGCCACGCGGCGCGGGCCCCGGCGGCGGGACGCCGGAGGAGGAATCGGCGTCAGCCCCAAAGTCAGGTTCGCGGCCTGAGGCCGCCGCGGAGGAAGGAGCGGTGATGGATCCGATCATCGAGCGGCTGTCCCGGCTGGTCACCTCGACGCTGGGGCACTTCGTCGATGAGGGCTTCCTCGACATCGACGTCCGGCCCGTCTTCCACCCCGTGAGGTGCTGCGGGCGGGCGGTGACGGTCGACTCGCGCGACAATGCGATCAACCGCCGGGGGATCCGCGAGGCGCGGCCCGGGGGCGTACTGGTGATCGCCCGCGGCGGCGACGTGCGCCATGCGTCGTTCGGGGGCATGCTGGCGCTGGCCGCGAGGCAGAAGGGCATCGCCGGCATCGTGATCGACGGGCCGGTCTGCGATCTCCCGGAGTTGCTTGAGTTCCGCCTCCCGGTGTTCGCCCGCGGCATCTCGGCGCTGACGTCCAGGCCGGCGAGCCCTCCGGGCACAGTGGGAGAGCCGGTGACCTGCGGCGGGGTTCGCGTGGCGCCCGGTGACTACGTGCTCGCCGACGACGACGGGGTGTTGATCATCCCGCCCTCCCGGGTGGAAGCGATCGTCGAGCGCGGCGAAGCCGCCTCACGCCGCGAGCGCGAGACCCGGGCCGCCCTCGAGGCGGGCAAGACGCTCGAAGACATCGCGGCCCAAAGAGAGGGGAGATGATGCGGGCTCTGCTCGGCGTGATCGTCACCTGCGCGCTGCTCGCCTTCGGCGCCGCGTCCTGGGGCGCGGCGGCCCCGGATCAACCCAAGCGCGGCGGCACCTTCATCTGGGGGTTGTCGGCGAACCCGCCGGATCTCGATCCCCACGTGGACTCGGGCGTGGCCTCCGGGTACATCAAGGAGGCGGTGTACGAAGGCCTCGTCCGGTACGGGCACGGCGGGGCGATCGTGCCGGATCTGGCCGAGCGGTGGGGCCTGGTCGGCAACACGCAGTACGTCTTCCATCTGCGGCCGGGGATACGGTTCCACAACGGCGATCCGCTCACGGCCGCGGACGTGAAGTTCTCGCTCGAGCGCATCCTCGACCCCAAGACCGGTGCCGCGCTGCGCGGGAATCTCAAGGCCGTCCGGCAGATCGAGGTCATGGACCCGCTCACCGTCAAGGTCGTCCTGAGCGAACCCTTCGCGCCGCTCATCGCCTACCTGGCCCAGCCCTACGGCGCGATCGTGGACGCGAAGTTCGTGCAAGGCGGCGCCAACCTCCGCGCCACCATGATGGGCACGGGCCCGTTCAAGTTTGTGTCCTGGGAGCCCGGGCAGCGGATCCGGGTCGTGCGGAACGAGCAGTACTGGGACCGCGGCGTCCCGTACCTCGACGCGATCAACTACCTGCCGATCCCCGACGACCAGACCCGGCTCACCGCGCTGCGCGCCGGTGACGTCATGCTGGCGGATTTCGTGCCCCAGGAGCAGATGAACACGATCCAGCGCGACCCGCAATTGAAGCTGTTCTACGACGTCGGCATCTTCATGTGCATCATCTTCAACCCGTCGCGCAAGCCGTTCGACGACGTGCGGGTGCGGCAGGCCATCGCCTACGCGGTCGACCGGAACGCGGTCGTCAAGACGATCTTCGACGGCCGCGGCACACCGATCACCGGAGACGTGATTCCGTCCGCCTGGTGGGCGCACGACGCGAAGGCCGACGGGACGTACACCTATCAGCCGGAGAAGGCGAAGGCGCTCCTGCGCGAGGCCGGGTACCCGAACGGCCTGCGGATCTCGATCCTGGCGCCGATCACGTTCACGCTCCACACGCGCACGTCCCAGGTCCTCCAGGCCCAGCTCGCCAAAGTCGGCGTGCAGGTGCAGCTCGACCTTCCGGAATGGGCCGTCGTGCTGCAGCGCCACATCGCGGGCGACTACCAAGTCGAGGTGCGGGGCCTCGCGGCGTCCGTGAGCGATCCGGACTTCCTCACGCTGTTCTATGAGTCCGACAACTCCTATTACGCGAAGCAGGTCGGGTTCAAAGACGCGCAGATCGACCAGTGGCTGGAGCAGGCCCGCGTGTCCGGAAACCAGGCGCTCCGGAAGCGGCTCTACGCCCAAGTCACCGAGCGGGCGCTCGCGCTGTCGCCGTGGGTCTACCTCGCCTGGGGCGATCAGGGCGAGGCCGGCCGCGCCTACGTCCGCGGTTACGAGCACTTCGCGGGGCCGATCGGCCGGTATTCCGGCTTCTCGCTGCGCACGACGTGGATCGCTAAGTAGCCCGGCGTCCGCGCCGTGGCCGCCTACATCGTCCGCCGGGTGATCGCCGCCGCCGGCATGACGCTGGCGATCGCGACGGCTGTCTTCCTGCTGCTGCGCGCGGTGCCGGGCGACGTCGTGCTCGTCATGCTCGGCGAGAACGGCGGCTCGGCCGAGAAGATTGCGGCGATGCGCCAGGCGCTCGGCCTCGACCGCTCCCTGCCGGTCCAGTACGGCGACTGGCTCGGCCGGTTCGCGCGCGGCGACTTCGGCACGTCGATTCTCTCCGGGCTGTCGATCCGGGGCGAGCTCGCGGTGCGCGTGCCGCACTCGCTGGAGCTCGGGGCGGTGGCGCTGGCGGCCGGCATCGTGCTCGGGATCCCGCTCGGCATCCTGGCCGCGCGGGACGCCGGCGGCCCCGTCGATCTGGCGCTCAGCGGCGCCTCGTCGCTCGGCCTGATGTTTCCGGCGTTCGTCGTGGGGGCGGTCTTCGTCCTCGTCTTCGGCCTCGTGCTGCACTGGTTCCCGGCGACGGGCTACGTCGCGTGGTCGGACGATCCGCTCGGGCACCTGCGCCACCTGGTCCTGCCCGCGGTCACGCTCGCGCTCACGTTCGCGCCGGTCATCATGCGCATAACCCGCGCCGCCATGCTCGAGGCGCTGTCGCAGGAGTTCGTCCGGACGGCACAGGCGAAGGGCCTGGCAGAACGGGCCGTGCTGGTCCGGCACGTGCTGCGGAATTCGCTGATCCCCGTCGTGACGGTACTCGGGCTGCAGGCCGGCGAGCTGATCGGCCGGGTCGTCGTGATTGAGTACATCTTCAACTGGCCCGGCGTCGCGACGCTGCTGCTCTCAGGCGTGTTCCAGCGCGATTACCCGCTCGTGCAGGCGGTGGTCGTCGTCATCGCCTTCTCCTTCGTCCTAATCAACCTGCTGGTCGATCTCGCGTACATGGTGATCGATCCCCGGATCCGCCTGGCGTGAGGCGCCTCGGCCCCCGCCTCTGGGTCGGCGGCGGCTTGCTCGCCGTGATGGTGGCCGCGGCCGCCCTCGCGCCCTGGTTCGCGCCCGCCGATCCGCTCGAGATGGGCCCGTCGCTGCTCGCCCCGCCCTCGCGGGCCCATCCGCTCGGCACCGACTCGTTCGGGCGGGATACGCTCTCGCGCCTCCTCTACAGCGCCAGGGTGTCGCTCGCGGTGGCGCTCTCGTCGGCGCTCATCGCGTCCGCCGGCGGGACCCTGCTCGGCCTCGTCGGCGCCACGTACCGCGGCGGGGTGGAGTGGACGGTGATGCGCCTCGTGGACCTCATCCTCGCCTTTCCGCCGATCCTGCTGGCGATCGCGGTGGTCACGTTCCTCGGGCAGGGGCTCGTGAAGCTGTCGGCCGTCATCGCGGTCCTGTACCTGCCGGCCTTCGCGCGCCTTGCGTACGGGGGCGCGCTCGGCGTCGCCCAGCGGGAGTACGTCGACGCGGCGCGCGCGCTCGGCGCGTCGGTCTGGCACCAGATGCGCCGGCACATCCTCCCCAACATCGCGGGGCCGCTCATCGTCCAGTGCTCGCTCTCCGCCGGGTTTGCGATCCTGGTCGAGTCGGGGCTGAGCTTTCTCGGGCTCGGCGTCCTGCCGCCCGCCCCCACGTGGGGGCGCATGGTCAGCGAGAGCCGCAGTTACATGCAACTGGCGCCGCTGCTGCTCGTGTGGCCGTCCGCGGCGATCGCCGTCGCCGTCGGCACCTTCAATATGCTCGGCGACGGGCTGCGCGACGCGCTCGA
This sequence is a window from bacterium. Protein-coding genes within it:
- a CDS encoding LysR family transcriptional regulator, whose product is MELRHLRCFLAVARQRHFTRAAEALGIAQPALSQQIRKLEQEMGVRLFYRNNRRVSITTAGQALLQYAERIVEAADAARAEIQGHAGGLRGRVAVGAPQSLSELELPRVLARFNREHPRVEIALREDANERLAELVADDTLDLALLDTTNSRAFTDVSLEDVYSDDLVVAVTPHHKLAARADVTLQALAEYPFIMYRATTGIRRTVEDACAAAGFTPRVAFESRDAHTLSALAAEGLGVAVLPRRLAELEAPRVRVLPIGPRALRRTIGLGVRAGRRLSGAATAFYALLKDALREGTV
- a CDS encoding mandelate racemase/muconate lactonizing enzyme family protein — translated: MKVVAVKIYVVDIAGRRPVLVQTVTDSGITGVGDAAVAYGTGALAAAAMVKELSERFLLGADPFRIEALWSEMYDHTFWAKGGGPIIFAGISAIEQSLWDIKGKALGVPAYELLGGRIRDAVRVYANGWSFRCVTPDDFARAAERAVEDGYTALKFYPLASAEMDPEGHIRHVSHRMIDPSAEQRALDRVAAVREAVRPGTALMLDMSAELTPDAIIRIGRALAGPDILFFEEPVDPFDTPGLKRVADQVPLPIAVGERLYSRYGFRPVVEARAAQVLTPDVGNTGGLMEAKKVAAMAEAFDMLVAPHNCSSPVSTAAALQLDACIPNFLIQEVYPYRTPQHFAVVDQAPELAIRDGLMPIPERPGLGVDLVEERVRPFLWAECRGR
- a CDS encoding ABC transporter permease, which translates into the protein MAAYIVRRVIAAAGMTLAIATAVFLLLRAVPGDVVLVMLGENGGSAEKIAAMRQALGLDRSLPVQYGDWLGRFARGDFGTSILSGLSIRGELAVRVPHSLELGAVALAAGIVLGIPLGILAARDAGGPVDLALSGASSLGLMFPAFVVGAVFVLVFGLVLHWFPATGYVAWSDDPLGHLRHLVLPAVTLALTFAPVIMRITRAAMLEALSQEFVRTAQAKGLAERAVLVRHVLRNSLIPVVTVLGLQAGELIGRVVVIEYIFNWPGVATLLLSGVFQRDYPLVQAVVVVIAFSFVLINLLVDLAYMVIDPRIRLA
- a CDS encoding gamma-glutamyl-gamma-aminobutyrate hydrolase family protein (Members of this family of hydrolases with an active site Cys residue belong to MEROPS family C26.), yielding MAPHTSRPRIGVSWLPAEGAAAHACVRAVRDAAGEPVPLLIEVDSWTESLPGLDGLLLTGGNAIDPRRYGEENHGLCRVVIPRRDALEQEAFDHCLRQGKPVLGVCRGMQFLNVALGGAMLQDLPITVVEHEQVGERSRFHSVDVLPGTRLATLVHVEGPLRVNSRHHQGLRAAHVAPGLRVTALAADGVVEGLEAADGRFLMGVQFHPELPGEVPEAAPIFDLLVARAQDR
- a CDS encoding ABC transporter permease, translated to MRRLGPRLWVGGGLLAVMVAAAALAPWFAPADPLEMGPSLLAPPSRAHPLGTDSFGRDTLSRLLYSARVSLAVALSSALIASAGGTLLGLVGATYRGGVEWTVMRLVDLILAFPPILLAIAVVTFLGQGLVKLSAVIAVLYLPAFARLAYGGALGVAQREYVDAARALGASVWHQMRRHILPNIAGPLIVQCSLSAGFAILVESGLSFLGLGVLPPAPTWGRMVSESRSYMQLAPLLLVWPSAAIAVAVGTFNMLGDGLRDALDPRSGPGRR
- a CDS encoding RraA family protein; the protein is MDPIIERLSRLVTSTLGHFVDEGFLDIDVRPVFHPVRCCGRAVTVDSRDNAINRRGIREARPGGVLVIARGGDVRHASFGGMLALAARQKGIAGIVIDGPVCDLPELLEFRLPVFARGISALTSRPASPPGTVGEPVTCGGVRVAPGDYVLADDDGVLIIPPSRVEAIVERGEAASRRERETRAALEAGKTLEDIAAQREGR
- a CDS encoding amino acid ABC transporter permease yields the protein MRFDFPYFWHLLFSTAFLQPAWTTFWVTLVAMSIGLTLGLLGALGATSRLAVLRSLIAGYLWLVRGTPLLVQIVFWYDAVAELTNNVINFPALVAGVIALGINEGAYMTEIVRAGLLSVDPGQMEAARSLGMTYPLTMRRIVIPQAVRVILPPTGNQFIGMLKTTSLLFTIAVPEIFAMGTNLYSVNFRYFEVLCVVSIWYLALTSILTVVQRRLERRVGLERARAGGAGVGLWSRTFGAGLAKHTR
- a CDS encoding transporter substrate-binding domain-containing protein, whose product is MTGQLGVPRVAGIVTLAAVLMLTPVTGGVVRPAAAACAVPAPSGLANPGALTLGVTFGGPPGAFLENGKPTGLEVELAEAMAAQMCLKVRFVNLAFAGLFPALSAHKFDVAMAGIGITAEREQIYDFVPYFLGGIRLVVHKGSGLYFQTEIGLCGHSVATLAGSVEAHDLDKYKGLCPSGSPMDIRIYPSNNEALEQLRKGTVQVAFIDWNLAAYDVQNNADTFALGSPVLTGEAPGQPRHRQGLMLRKGEAALQTALTQALANIEQNGTYLKILTKWQLQEGDIRKAQ
- a CDS encoding ABC transporter substrate-binding protein, with the protein product MMRALLGVIVTCALLAFGAASWGAAAPDQPKRGGTFIWGLSANPPDLDPHVDSGVASGYIKEAVYEGLVRYGHGGAIVPDLAERWGLVGNTQYVFHLRPGIRFHNGDPLTAADVKFSLERILDPKTGAALRGNLKAVRQIEVMDPLTVKVVLSEPFAPLIAYLAQPYGAIVDAKFVQGGANLRATMMGTGPFKFVSWEPGQRIRVVRNEQYWDRGVPYLDAINYLPIPDDQTRLTALRAGDVMLADFVPQEQMNTIQRDPQLKLFYDVGIFMCIIFNPSRKPFDDVRVRQAIAYAVDRNAVVKTIFDGRGTPITGDVIPSAWWAHDAKADGTYTYQPEKAKALLREAGYPNGLRISILAPITFTLHTRTSQVLQAQLAKVGVQVQLDLPEWAVVLQRHIAGDYQVEVRGLAASVSDPDFLTLFYESDNSYYAKQVGFKDAQIDQWLEQARVSGNQALRKRLYAQVTERALALSPWVYLAWGDQGEAGRAYVRGYEHFAGPIGRYSGFSLRTTWIAK
- a CDS encoding helix-turn-helix domain-containing protein, with the translated sequence MTLGQKIRAARLEQRLTQEQLAGRDFTKSYISEIERDNRTPRLTTLKILARRLGRPLSYFLDGATEDREAEALLMVGLAHFHAGALAEAEAWFNHAVDAAADGDELLQARIELALANVEQRLGHDLRAWRRVERVLRVLTHGGERQALIRAHACLGRSKLAAGDPASAAWTFEAALQLLPDAEADPSEAAALHCQLGIAREQAGQTAEAAQAFQKALEIAEAFADSQRAGAWHVTQAAGAATDGRFEAAIAEAGQAIAVYDAFDHQQRLAESHWRLGDLEARAERWTEAQRHYSMSIAAYGAAGHVRGAAQTLGRFVEALRGQVPPEAARAIGETALALLPTDGGAPGVADDDRASRLWLRGTIQRILGRLDEARVSLTESLRLFESLRRLETAKAVRRALAFLAVESNDLVAAREYLSVLWESPERYRAPAAP
- a CDS encoding amino acid ABC transporter ATP-binding protein, which codes for MALVEIRRVYKRFGRLEVLRGISMDVAAGEVVCLLGPSGGGKTTLLRCINHLETIDGGTIYVDGEMVGYRLLPDGRLREEPDRIASGRRARIGMVFQRFNLFAHLTALENVCEAPVQVRRMNRTAARERGVALLTRVGLAGWARAYPHQLSGGQQQRVAIARALAMDPKLMLFDEPTSALDPELVGEVLETMRNLAEGGMTMIVVTHEIAFAREAADRVVMLDGGVIIEEAPPAVFFTAPRHERTQAFLSKVL